From the genome of Candidatus Thermoplasmatota archaeon, one region includes:
- a CDS encoding epoxyqueuosine reductase: protein MVSKFRDEVKQLATQLGADLVGIAPENEFASAPAGHRPQDILKGARSVVVIAVALPHAALESAPSREYSASYMSANHELNRIAFRLAKFLQEKGHRAVQVPSSPPYDLKRMRGDLSHRHAGELAGLGAFGKNSLLLSPRYGARMRLVSVITDANLTPDKRLQTDFCMDCDKCIRACPAKALKGGRIVDKKACDNQHLRIGKKLDLSGWEQVCGVCIRVCPVGIHTKKR from the coding sequence ATCTCGTTGGGATAGCTCCAGAGAACGAGTTCGCTAGTGCGCCTGCAGGACATCGCCCGCAGGACATCCTGAAGGGGGCGAGAAGCGTCGTAGTAATCGCTGTCGCACTCCCACATGCGGCTCTCGAATCCGCTCCTAGCCGCGAGTATTCAGCGAGCTACATGTCCGCCAACCATGAGCTCAATAGGATCGCGTTCAGGCTCGCGAAGTTCCTCCAGGAGAAGGGGCATCGCGCGGTCCAGGTTCCATCGTCCCCCCCGTACGACCTCAAACGTATGAGAGGCGATCTGTCACACAGACATGCGGGCGAGCTGGCAGGTCTCGGGGCGTTCGGCAAGAACAGTCTCCTCCTCTCACCGAGATATGGCGCTAGAATGCGCTTGGTCTCTGTCATCACAGATGCAAACCTCACACCTGACAAGAGGTTGCAAACCGATTTCTGCATGGATTGTGACAAATGCATCCGAGCATGTCCGGCGAAGGCCCTCAAAGGCGGTCGAATAGTTGACAAGAAGGCTTGTGACAATCAGCATCTCAGAATAGGAAAGAAGCTCGATCTGTCGGGCTGGGAACAGGTCTGCGGTGTCTGCATACGCGTCTGCCCAGTGGGCATTCATACCAAGAAGAGATAG